From the Lysinibacillus fusiformis genome, the window GCAGGGATACTACGTGAGACATATCGCGCCATCTTTGTAGTAGAACTCGATCAAGAAGACAATACGTGCAAGCGCGTATCGTATAGCTACACAGATATTTTAACTGAAGCAGTAGAGATTACATTTTTAGACGAAGCAAAGGCTGCTGTCGCAAAATAGTTTCTAGTACTTATTTCTATATTTAGAAACACTCATGTATGTTAAAAAATACATGAGTGTTTTGCGTTTTCACGGGCATACTAAATTCGTCAGTTGTTAAAGGAGGAGTTTA encodes:
- the veg gene encoding biofilm formation stimulator Veg, producing MPKTLADIKKSLDCHLGKRLQLKANGGRKKTVECAGILRETYRAIFVVELDQEDNTCKRVSYSYTDILTEAVEITFLDEAKAAVAK